ttGGAAGGATTCCTAAGGAATTGGGGAAATTGACTTCTTTGGTGAAGTTGATTTTAAACAGCAATCAGCTTTCCGACGGGATACCTTCAGAATTTGGATCGTTATCCGATCTTGAGTATCTAGACCTGTCGGCAAACAGATTGAACAAATCGATTCCTGACGATGTTGGAAACTTAGCTAAACTCAACTACTTGAATTTAAGCTGTAATGAGTTTAGCCAAGAAATTCCAATTCAGTTGGGGAAGTTAACTCAGTTGTCCGTGTTGGATTTAAGCTGGAACTTCCTCAGTGGAGAAATATCAGATAGATTCAGAAGCATCCAGAGCCTGGATATATTGAATCTGTCTCACAATCACCTCACTGGTCCCATTCCAGAACTGCATGGCTTGTCCCAGCTCGATCTTAGTCACAACAGGCTCACTGGAGAGATACCggcaaaattttcaagtttgcgaACCTTGGAGATACTGAATCTTTCTCACAACAAGCTTAATGGTATCATTCCAGCAACGTTAGCGCAACTGCCTGAATTGCGATCCGTTGATCTATCAGATAACGAGTTGTGGGGTCCCATTCCCAACAGCAAAGCATTTCAAGATGCTGCATTGAAAGGTAACAGAGGACTCTGTGGTAACGCTAGCGGTCTGCAGCCTTGCAAGATTGCAAAGATTCACAAACATGTTTTGGGAAAGGGCATAAAATTTTCTCTGATGATTGTGTTTCCTATTTTCGGAGCAGTTGTCCTATTCTGCGGTTTAATTATCATGTTGTTCAGTTTCCAAACAAGGAAAAGAGGCTCAGTGACAGGAAGCAACATGAATAACGAAGAGTTGCTTTCCATATCAATTTTCGATGGCAAAATAATGCACCGAGAAATCATAGAAGCAACCAAGAATTTCGACAGCATGTACTGCATTGGAGAGGGCAGATTTGGACGTGTCTACAAAGCAGAGTTGTTATCGGGTGATACTGTAGCTGTAAAGAAATTCCATTCGTTACCTCATGATGAGATGGCAGATCAAAAAGAATTCCTGAATGAGATAAGGGTATTAACAGAGGTAAGGCATCGAAATGTTGTCAAACTCTATGGTTTTTGTTCACATGTCCGACACACATTTCTAGTTTACGAGTACCTCCCTAGGGGTAGCCTGGCCACGATCCTGTGCAATGATGAAGCTGCAAAAGAATTTGGCTGGGATAAAAGGCTGACGGTCATAAAAGGTGCAGCTTATGCCTTGTACCACATGCACCATGAGTGCAAACCACCAATTGTTCATAGAGACATATCAAGCAAGAATGTTCTGCTGGACTCAGAATATGAAGCTCATGTTTCGGATTTTGGCACAGCTAAGCTTCTCAACCTAGATTCTTCCAATCGGACTATGCTTGCAGGCACTTACGGATACGTAGCACCAGGTAAGATGCTTTGAACCGGAAATGAGGTTAAAACTTATATAGTTTGTAAAAATCTTTTAGTTGTTTTGTAGATTTTATAACTAAaacataataaatttaacttaaaggTAATTTTTAATGGCTtattaacacatttgaagtagtATTGTTCATAATAATGGTCTTCAAATATTGAAAAAccctatgtatatatataatttttttgtcTTTGCAGAGCTTGCATACACAATGAAAGTGACAGAAAAATGCGATGTGTACAGCTTTGGGGTGTTGGTACTGGAAGTCATCAAAGGAAAGCATCCTGGTGATCTAATTTCTACAATGTTATCTCACTCAGGCAATATGGAGATAGCATTCAATGATGTGTTGGATGAGCGTTTGTCGCCTCCTTCACTTGAGGTTGAAGACAAATGGGCATTCATAGTGAGTCTGGCATTTTCATGCTTAAATGCCAATCCACAGTCTAGGCCAGACATGTATATTGTTTGTCAGTCGTTATCCAAATGAACATCTTATCAGATCATTTATTTTGGGTATAAACCTATTTTCTGCTAGGATTTCTGTTGTAATGGACCTGGCCTTTTGTTTAGACAGAGTTTGGTTTTTTATGGCTAGAAATTGTGTTTGCTATGCTATGACCTTATATTGTATTTGAGTTTATTTTAATGAAGGCTGTCTCTTtgaacttttttcttttttttaattttaatgatgaCTTTTATGCATTATATATTACCATTTTTTTTAAGCGAAAACTTTTATGCATTAACAGGGGTGGAGCCCAAGACTCATGCAGCCTCACCCAtcacttataatttttttaaaagttatatttaaaatattaatatttatataaaatataaaattttatttattagtaattataaattcaagtaatgtgtataaattataaataaatattatttattatctcATAAATTtacttaataaatattttttatttctcaatttaaacaaaaatgtttaattttatttaaatttttgctTTATCTAAAATATATTTTGCTAGCTTTTTTACAAAATTAATGAATAAtctttaaaaaattaatgaataaaataaattgaattaaaatattttataatatattttaaatgcctatttgatattaaaattagagaaaaaaattaattttcagaAAAAACTATATACTTTAGATGCTAGTAAAAAAGTAGTTTGGCAAAAAAAATTTctattattttattgttattatgtttaaaattcattaaatttaattttaaattattttttaatactgtacttaaaaaatatttttcttaacagCAACTCTAAAAATAATACCAAATAAACTCTaagtaaatataaatataaataatatttttttaattgtaagtaaatataaataattaattaatatattgatTCATAATTTTCTTCGCGCCTCCAAAAATAATCTTCTAGCTTCACCAAGATATATATATAGTGCTGATATGTTTTCATTTGATTGGTTTAAGATATATCATATGCATATATGAAGTGGTAAGTCAAgattaaaataatttctaaataaatttCCTACTTTATATATctaatagttaaaaaaaaaattaaaatcagtcAATTTGAAGGCTTCTATAAGAAGAAACAAAACAGGACAATTAGAAAAAGCTAACGACTTCAGACTTTCAAATGCTAAGCATCATTGAAGGGGCATTTGCTATCATCTTATGGATTTGCTCACATTAAGAAAGTTATTGATAATTATAAAGACAGAACAACGAATGGATTCTTTTGccaaaaagaaaaatgaataaataaataaattaataaaaattctaCTGCTGAAAGAAAAAACATAGAGAAAGAAGCCGATATGTCACGATCATGatttcaaaacaaattttataaacAATACTAGATAGGCCTGCATAGATAAATTGGAAATCCAAAAAGCAACTTAATTTCTATGATGCATACCTTTAACAtttaattaagattgaaattacttTGATTGGGTAATTATTATACAGataaatatttttcttaagcAGACTTCCTTGCACctgatttttaataaatattttatttttattgtttaattaatagAATTGTTTCCATAGATTATCCACACCTCCAACAAGGGATTAATTATCCCCTAAAAGTTTATGGtactaatatttttatataatttaaaataattatgaacCAGGCCACTCAAAATAGTTTTTCATTATCATTTTTCCaacataaatgttattttttttatcaaataagagaatttaaaagtatatcggatattaaaattttaaatgagttGTTATCGCATCTTGAATTCTATTGcaagtttaattaataataaaaataaataaatggacCACATCAGGTCTTTTTCTTCTATGGAGACCGAGGTGCTGGCTTGGATATAAATAGAGCAATGAATTATAATTTGCGAAACAGAACAAAACAACAGCCATGGCAAGACTCATCTTGGAGAATCTAGCCTAGCGCATTTCCCTTGTTCTATTCATTGTAAATTCCTCACTCAGCGTTGCTTCTGACTCCACTCAAGAAACTAATGGTCTTTTCAAGTGGGCAGCCACTCTTCACAACTTTAAAGATTCTAACATATCATTAAAATGGCATCACCATCCTCAAAATGCCACCCATTCCAATCCAAGAACAAGTCCCTGCAATTGGCTTGGAATTTCTTGTAACTTACAAGGAAGGGTGAAAGATTAAACCTTCCTTCTCTTCCTTTACTGATCTTGCTAATATTGATCTTAGCGCGAATCTACTCTTTGGCACCATCCCACTTGGAATCATTCAACTTTCCAAACTTGTTTTTCCTGATTTGTCATACAATCTCTTGTCTAGGAGCATCACTCCAGAGATTGGCCTTCTAAAAAATCTCAATACCCTGCACCTTGTAGCAAATCAGCTAAACGGCTCAATTTCTCCAGAAATAGGCCAGTTAAGTTCCTTTACTTTGCTTGCCCTGTATACCAACAATCTAAATGGTCATATTCCTGCTTCCGTGGGTAATATGACGAAGATGCTTCGGTTGTTTCTCTATGACAATCAACTTTGTGGTTCTATTCCACAACAATTGGGAAACCTTACCAGTTTGGTTGAACTTTACATGGATTCCAACAGTCTATCAGGTCCCATCCCTTCCACTTTTGGGAACTTGAAATACCTAACTATGTTGAATATGTTCCAAAATAAACTTTCTGGTCCAATTCCTCAGCAAATCGGAAACCTGAAGTCTCTAAACAAGCTAAGCCTTTGGGGAAACTATCTTTCTGGTCCAATTCCGATAACAACATGTGGTCTGACAAATCTCACCCTTCTTCATCTCTATGAAAATAAACTCTCTGGCCCAATTCCTAATGAGTTGGGAAACTTGAAGTTTATTTCTGATATGAGGTTGAGTGAAAATCAACTTAGTGGTCCTATCCCAGCTTCCTTGGGTAAGTTGAGCGAGTTACAATATTTGTATCTTAGTGACAACCAACTCTCCGGGCAAATTCCTGAATAGATAGCAAGTCTACCAAAACCTACTGTACTTGTTGGGTTTGAAGGAAGAAAAAACTAAGAAATTTAAGAGAGATTTATGCTGGAACAAGTAGGAGAAAGAAAACCATAATTTCATCACCAAAATGGAGGATTAACATATACAAATTCAaagttttttttcttccttttctttctcattttcttaacTCTCTAAAACTGTCTTTCCAGCTCTTTCAAAGTCTCTCTGCTCTCTCTATTTCCAGCAGCAATTCTCCCTCTTTTCAGCAGCAGCACTCTCTTCCTTTTATATGGAAAGAATGCTTTCTTTAGTTAACATAGCCCATACTTGCACCATGCTTGGGTATGGCTGTTTCTTTACTTATACGCATATATTTTTACCTACTAAATCTCATCAACTCCAACACTCCTCATTGATGAGATTTTTGTTGGAGCTGTGAATTCAGTCAAGTCTTCTAGTATCTTCAAATTTCTGATTTGTTTGGTTGTTTTGC
This is a stretch of genomic DNA from Hevea brasiliensis isolate MT/VB/25A 57/8 chromosome 12, ASM3005281v1, whole genome shotgun sequence. It encodes these proteins:
- the LOC110668655 gene encoding probable leucine-rich repeat receptor-like protein kinase At1g35710, translating into MGFSTSKRVLIFVPLILLVVSHSSLNVASNSFDEARSLLKWKASLNQTNPLLPSWILYPGNATNTSSSSHLEMNVSPCSWHGIRCNKAGRVHSVNLTSCGLKGTLQEFPFSSLPKLVYVDLSANELYGIIPPQIGQLSKLIYLDLQINLLSGKIPPEIGLLTNLRTLHLNDNKLNGSIPREMCQLRLLEELALHMNRLDDSIPSCLGNLTNLFWLSLYNNSLSGSIPQEIGKLSNLVELYLDTNYLTGSIPSTLGYLENLTVLNIFNNQLSGPIPEEIGNLKNLMVLSLKTNNLSGPIPASLGRLTYIELLHLYQNQLSGSIPEELGNLSSLVDLELSQNQLNGSIPASFGLLSKLKIVFLRDNQLSGSIPHEIGNLSKLFELNLDENQLTGVLPQNICFRGSLKKLAVNDNQLTGPIPRSLKICSSLVRARFDGNQLHGNITEDFGVYPHLEFIDLSHNKFYGEISSNWGRCHNLSTLKIAGNNISGRIPTNIGNAFWLHFLDLSLNHLVGRIPKELGKLTSLVKLILNSNQLSDGIPSEFGSLSDLEYLDLSANRLNKSIPDDVGNLAKLNYLNLSCNEFSQEIPIQLGKLTQLSVLDLSWNFLSGEISDRFRSIQSLDILNLSHNHLTGPIPELHGLSQLDLSHNRLTGEIPAKFSSLRTLEILNLSHNKLNGIIPATLAQLPELRSVDLSDNELWGPIPNSKAFQDAALKGNRGLCGNASGLQPCKIAKIHKHVLGKGIKFSLMIVFPIFGAVVLFCGLIIMLFSFQTRKRGSVTGSNMNNEELLSISIFDGKIMHREIIEATKNFDSMYCIGEGRFGRVYKAELLSGDTVAVKKFHSLPHDEMADQKEFLNEIRVLTEVRHRNVVKLYGFCSHVRHTFLVYEYLPRGSLATILCNDEAAKEFGWDKRLTVIKGAAYALYHMHHECKPPIVHRDISSKNVLLDSEYEAHVSDFGTAKLLNLDSSNRTMLAGTYGYVAPELAYTMKVTEKCDVYSFGVLVLEVIKGKHPGDLISTMLSHSGNMEIAFNDVLDERLSPPSLEVEDKWAFIVSLAFSCLNANPQSRPDMYIVCQSLSK
- the LOC131171145 gene encoding MDIS1-interacting receptor like kinase 2-like; this encodes MPPIPIQEQVPAIGLEFLVTYKEGSITPEIGLLKNLNTLHLVANQLNGSISPEIGQLSSFTLLALYTNNLNGHIPASVGNMTKMLRLFLYDNQLCGSIPQQLGNLTSLVELYMDSNSLSGPIPSTFGNLKYLTMLNMFQNKLSGPIPQQIGNLKSLNKLSLWGNYLSGPIPITTCGLTNLTLLHLYENKLSGPIPNELGNLKFISDMRLSENQLSGPIPASLGKLSELQYLYLSDNQLSGQIPE